In Conger conger chromosome 9, fConCon1.1, whole genome shotgun sequence, the genomic stretch TAACATTAAATGCAAAGCGTAATGATGAAAACGGTTGCTTCTTTTTCATCCGAAAACAAAGTGAGTGAGCACCACAGCAGCTTCTGACGAGGGCTCCTGTTTCTCAGAGCTGCATTCAGCTTCTTAGATCAatgttcaaacacaaatgcattcccAATGTAGCCCATGGCCACCTACCGTTTCACAGTGCCTGTGGTCAGAGCACTAGTGATCCACTCCAGATCCAAAGTCTTGAATGGTATCAGCAGCAGACTTGTGTCCTTTTGCAGGTTTGTGGCACTTTCTGGGCACATGACACGATGGGTGGTTCTGTTCCCTAAGTCCTTTTCATAGCCCAAAATGGGAGCTCTGTTCATTCTGCAgagacaatatatatatattacttttAGAGACTGGCTGCTATGTAAACTAGTCTTGACATTGATTTTAGACAAAGCAATCATGAGAGCTGCATTTATGTGGCCCAAGTTTACGAGACAACCAGGAAACATCATTATGGTTTCTGTAACGTGATGGGAGCAACACTATTGGCACAGAAAATACACTGACTGGtattcaattaacatttctcCTTCACTTACTAATAAATGCAAGCTTTGTACCCTTTCTTTGAtggatggaagaaacacatggcaggaatTTTAGCCTAACACTGTCAGTCCCGAAGCAGGCCGAGCTatccaaaaagacaaaaagaatagaagagagagagagagtgagagagagagagcgagagagagggggagagagagagagagagagagagccgcagggtgtgttggggtcctcactcctggtcctggagagccgcagagtgtgctggcttttgttgttactcagcactcaactgatcaattaaagctgaaattacACAAGATTGCACCTTACCTGAGCCCTCAATGACActgagaccagcacacacacacaccctccatgacactgagagaccagcacacacacaccctccaggGCTACACGTcccaaagccttcttaacgctacgttgTTCATAAATTGGAccttaagctgtaccttaaGGTTTCAAtgtgtttcccgaaacgttctttgctaagtataccttccgtacgtcgtactttcgtaaggttggtctggaccactcttcgCTATACCatagcgatgttgtcagctcactccgctagtggccaccactgttagtTAGGactgcaagcctctgaaatcacctgttgctcttagttacatctcaatctgttaagcaatatgtacactaatatttatacagttgtagttggctaataatattactaaaataccacattaatgggactgttttcatggaaagaataaatataataaattataataaataatgttgcctaattgccttttaaatgacattCATAAACTCATGATTTCACACTCTCCCTGTGGGCTGGAGTAATGTTTAACCATAgtgctttctttgttttgtttgacaccgtagtcctaaaactgtaaaataatttccACGCCACGTCCTTTAACATTATctgcattttgtttgctgtgaagctgtgtgaccgcttctttcttttcttttctttttcgcCGTAGCTTtatgttgttttcgtgttggtgcgttttgcttgttggtgcgcttttattgaaaacgtcagctaatcagtgaattacaccagtaatgtgatggtgcctCTCTCCTCATTgaaaagtcatttaaggcagcatgacaaagatattaaaataatgtaaataaaacatgacatggccaagaaggcgtattgctagagAGCCTAGTGGGGCCAGGCGTGATATCACAAACCGTATAAATAATTTGGCGAAGATTATATTGTAACGGCATGGGGTTCTGTACCTGGGCTGGATGGGAACGGCTACCCGGTCGTGTTTAAAGTTTTTGTTAGAGGGTGTGTCTTGGGGCGGTTTTCAAACAGGTCGTCTGATCTGCTATAAAAAACCATTGTCGCCCGACCATTTCGTCAGTCTGCGAATGTTTGCTGTGAGGAGCATTACTGTTAGTCTGGTCTAATAAAACAAGCTGCCTCAGTCTTTCCTCAGTCTTTGGATCCAGCGCTCGCTACaatatatacggttggataatttagtttgtaagtttgaACTTCTATTTATATGTTACCACTAGTCGtgataaatgaaatgttttaaagtattcctgcagtgttttattcataaataacactactttctctaaTAACGCAATCAAGCAGTCGCggcatggagtgcataatcgatcACAGACAGGTCGATAGGCCTAGTAATgtcgcacgtagaagctatgccttaagcaaccgcctaagGGATAGTTCGGAGAACACGCCTAGGAAAGTAAACAACTTtcgtaaggtatacctttcgagtcttcgtaaactgctaagagacaccgttattgAAAATCAGGCTGAATCGGTCACCTTATGATGAAgtcattggagtcaatgaggGCTCCGTAATCGGATCCGTTGAGGTTCCCAGAATTCCCGACTACAGCGCAAGTCCTGCAGCGATTGGGCCCTGAGTCGTTGTAATGTCCGTTGCCAGGGACGACCTTGAATAGTTTCCGCACCACATCTCCGTAGTTGGCATTTTGCTTAGTCTGTAGCCTCTGGGGACACAATAAAGACACAGAGACTCTCAGCTGCTCGAGAGTCAATCAGCAAGAGCAACGATAGCTgcagaacagaacaaaacattCATTTGCATAACCCCAGGCGAATGAAAGGTTATGctgttttaaaatttttaaatacAGCATAAATAAccgcggtcgagctgcacgcctgttttccgttctggttccccGGAacgacttgcctaccactgtcaggacaacagaatccctccccctatttcgacgcagatccctcctgatttccccccacccttccgatatccctgttgtctaaccccccccaaaaaaaaaaaaaaaaaaaacttgcacttacgatgactgtattttttgtttagaacagcacttcatgtgtattttactagttatggatgtgatgctttaacttgtggaaggacctatgcacttgtaagtcgctttggattaaaagtgtctgccaaatgacgtaaatgtaaatgtatgctgctcactgggtgtttttttgtttttcgcaccgttctctgcaaactctagagactgaagtggaaatcccaggagatcagcagtttctgagatactcaaaccaccctgtctggcaccaacaatcattccatggtcaaagtcaactagatcacatttgttccccattctgacatttggtctgaaaaacagctgaacatcttgatcacatctgcatgcttttattacattacattattggcatttggcagatgctcttatccagagcgacgtacaacaaagttttatggatttagttgttgccgcacaattggctgattcaatatttgcattcacaagctggtgcacaggtctaccaaataaagtgctcactgagtgaatattgGTGATTGTAGTTTTGCTGGTGATCATATTTGTACTTCATAATGTTCGGTTTTGAAAGTGaactcatttttttaaaagttgcAGTTTAATGCATTCATGCTGAACATTTGCTTTAGGAAATGACAAACATGAACAATATTTTTAACAATGgctaaaatttacatttttacaaatgtacatgGGGGGACACTATTCAATGCAATTCTATTTCATGCATTCGAcattcatcacaacaaaactcaaagcCTCGCTTCATTATATACTGTTCAACTATTCAGcattcatcacaacaaaactcaaagcCTCATTTGATTATATACTGTTCAACTATTCaacattcatcacaacaaaactcaaagcCTCGCTTCATTATATACTGTTCAACTATTCaacattcatcacaacaaaactcaaagcCTCATTTGATTATATACTGTTCAACTATTCaacattcatcacaacaaaactcaaagcCTCATTTGATTATATACTGTTCAACTATTCaacattcatcacaacaaaactcaaagcCTCATTTGATTATATACTGTTCAACTATTCaacattcatcacaacaaaactcaaagcctcattattttgttcttattattctttttttctgttcatttttattcacattGCATGTATGACTTTCCTTTCCAATAAGATATTGCTAAATGTATGTCGTATGTTTTACCATGTttataaaactgtaaaaagttGTCCCCTGAAGTGGGGGCTGGCGGAGGGATGAGATGAAAAAGaatccatgtttgtgtgtgcttaccTGCCACCAGTAATAGGTGCTCTTCGGAAGTATGGCGTTCTCCTGCGACAAGAGCGGCGATATGGACGTGTTAAAGCGCTTCATGAACCAGGGGTCTTCATCCTCAACAGAGATGCACTGGCGGCAGGCACACAGTGCCCTGGAGACGGGTTTGTCGGACTGCCGGTAGTCAAGTTGTAATAAGTATGATGACAGATTGCTGTAGCTAAATAAAACTAAGGTAGCAGCACAGCTGCAGAACAGCACAATCAAAAGCTTGCTTTTCAGATGCTTGAGGCCCACCATTTTGTACATGATATGTGTTTAGATACTGGAAAGTTGTTCTCAAAAAGAGGGAGAGCTTCCTCATTGGAGGGTTTGACTTAAGACGAGGGTTTGAAAGGATTGtatcagaaacaaagtgcatGACCCATTCAGGCAGGGAATGTCATCCTTTTAGAACAGTTCTCAGATGCACAAAACCTGCACAGTAAGTCACGTCTGAATAGGAGGGAAAATGTGACGGTTTGAAGTGCAAGCTTGTGCTTCCTGTTAGAGGGAGGGGTCctgctttcttctttttgacTGAATTAGGTGGTGAAGAGATGGTGAAGCTGCTCTCTGCTGGAAATCACCCAcctagaaagaaaacaaaggaggaCTGATTACACTCAACATATCTATGGTACATATCAGTAATGGACCTGGAGCATTTCCCAACAGAGGGGATTGCTCTCCGTAGAATCCTTTGGAGCACACAACTGACTTAAATATTACCAGATTATTTAAAAACccaaaatacatttatcttATTTCCAACCTGAGACTGCTACACTCAAGGAAAGACAAACCTTATTTGGTGTACACCACATATTACTGCCTTGGGCCCATAAAATGCCCATACTACTTCTAATAAGCTACCTAAAAGGAGATAAAATaataggtagatattgcacatgattatagttagATATCGCACATGATTATAATTCGATATTGCAGTGGTTATAgggagatattgcacatgattataagtAGATATTGCACATTATTATTGTGGGACATTGCACATGAGTGTAAGTAGATATTGCACATTATTATAAGTAGATATTTCACATGACTATaagtagatattgcacatgattataggtagatattgcacatgattataagtAGATATTTCACATGACTATaagtagatattgcacatgattataggtagatattgcacatgattataagtAGATATTTCACATGACTATaagtagatattgcacatgattagttagatattgcacatgataatGAGGCCACACCAGGCAGGCTAGTGGAAACAGCCTGTGCACATGTGATTTGCAGTTTTCCATGTCTCTTTCCTCATTTTATGTGAgatctacagtcccctccaaaaatattagaacagcaaggtcaatttctttgttttagctacacactgaagacaattgagttgaAAAGATGTACATCATCCGATCcaaatttcatcttttattataTTACCtattttgtatcagaccaccctatTTTCAGttgaacaaaagtattggaacatgtcactgacaggtgtttcctgttgtccagatgtgtcctgttagattgatttgttaaacaataaataggtCTGAATGcttactcttggttttagccttgggttttgcctgtgaagactgcatttgtgttagaaataaacatgaacatgaagaccagagagctgtctttgggacaaaagcaagccattttgatgcttagaaaagaggggaaatccattgcacaagcattggggatagcttgtacaacaaattacaatgtcctgaaaaagaaagaaactgctggtgtactgagcaacagacatcgaacaggtcgaccaaggaaaacaacagcagttgaggacagaaacattgtgagagctgtgaagaaaacccccaaaacatcacaatCAAACAATCTATGCAGGGCTGGGGTGAAGGTGTCCTAATCAACTgctcaaagaagacttagagagcagcaatagagaggctataccacaagatgcaaaccactcatcagtagtaagaattggaaggcggGACTACAATTATGGTTTATGGGTATGCAATGTAATGGGTGTGAACAGTTTTGACAGCTGCCAAAATTAGAGGTGTGAACAGTTAAAACTTCAAAATATGTTCCGTAACTGTAGCCAAGAAATACAGCCGGGGGACAACTAGTGCTCTGTACAATTACCAACAGTGCTAGAATGTTGtatatctacactcagtgagcactttattagatatttattagacttattttttagacttctactgctgtagcctatcctcttagagttatgacgcgttgtgtgttcagatttgTCAAGTATTTCACAAATCTTTGTAattcaatgcaaatattaacaat encodes the following:
- the LOC133136692 gene encoding CMP-N-acetylneuraminate-beta-galactosamide-alpha-2,3-sialyltransferase 2-like, whose product is MAFSCDKSGDMDVLKRFMNQGSSSSTEMHWRQAHSALETGLSDHRTSDKPVSRALCACRQCISVEDEDPWFMKRFNTSISPLLSQENAILPKSTYYWWQRLQTKQNANYGDVVRKLFKVVPGNGHYNDSGPNRCRTCAVVGNSGNLNGSDYGALIDSNDFIIRMNRAPILGYEKDLGNRTTHRVMCPESATNLQKDTSLLLIPFKTLDLEWITSALTTGTVKRTRMRVMAKINADKNKVLIYNPEFFKYVYDVWLERHGKYPSTGFLTLMFAIHVCDEVNVFGFGAAKDGTWQHYWEKNKFTRRKPTGWHAGDYESMTLKLLACKKRKIKLFEGK